A window of the Cicer arietinum cultivar CDC Frontier isolate Library 1 chromosome 6, Cicar.CDCFrontier_v2.0, whole genome shotgun sequence genome harbors these coding sequences:
- the LOC101495352 gene encoding uncharacterized protein, producing the protein MADGHGPTIPTTATNTTATRPKRPRPPSGRTNLASCVVATIFLIFVIIVILIVYYTVFKPQDPKIAVNAVQLPSFSVVNGTVNFTFSQYASVRNPNRAAFSHYDSSLQLLYSGSQVGFMFIPAGQIDAGRTQYMAATFSVQSFPLSAPPNMGPTLANGDGVGFNFGLRIQPTMEIESKLEMAGRVRVLHFFSHHVTVKAGCRVAIAVTDGSVLGFHC; encoded by the coding sequence ATGGCGGATGGACATGGACCCACCATCCCCACCACTGCAACCAACACCACCGCCACAAGGCCAAAAAGACCACGTCCACCTTCAGGTCGTACTAACCTAGCCTCATGTGTGGTAGCCACAATCTTCTTGATTTTCGTCATCATCGTCATCCTAATAGTATACTACACAGTTTTCAAACCACAAGACCCAAAGATCGCCGTCAACGCCGTTCAACTTCCCTCATTCTCAGTCGTTAACGGCACCGTTAATTTCACTTTCTCCCAATACGCCTCCGTTAGAAACCCTAACCGCGCTGCTTTCTCTCACTACGACAGCTCCCTTCAACTCCTCTATTCCGGTAGCCAGGTCGGGTTCATGTTCATTCCCGCCGGCCAGATCGACGCCGGAAGGACACAGTATATGGCCGCAACTTTCTCTGTTCAGTCTTTTCCGTTGTCGGCGCCGCCGAATATGGGTCCCACACTTGCGAACGGAGACGGTGTAGGGTTTAATTTCGGGTTGAGGATTCAACCGACGATGGAGATTGAATCGAAGTTGGAAATGGCGGGGCGCGTGAGGGTTTTGCATTTCTTCAGTCACCATGTGACCGTTAAAGCCGGTTGCAGAGTTGCCATTGCCGTCACCGATGGCTCTGTGTTAGGTTTTCACTGTtaa
- the LOC101495683 gene encoding GDSL esterase/lipase At4g10955 isoform X2, whose product MASERESFDLSGPLHLTYVLWDNPYHRMSVAACLVQGVYILERDRQEKREGSDALAPPWWKFFHFQLLRPLVDDVDSSIFGAIYEFKPPSSQSNDTLYRSPRYVIAFRGTLTKAHSVSRDVELDIHFIRQGLHQTSRSNIAIQAVRNTVATVGDSNVWLAGHSLGSAMAMLTGKTMAKNGMFIESFLFNPPFVSAPLEKIKDERVKHGIRFAGSVITAGLTLAMKAKQPKDLSLDPFTALSAWVPCLFVNPSDHICSEYMGYFEHRRKMEDIGAGVIERLATQNSLGGLLMSAFGKESEPLHLIPSASLTVNATPASDFKEAHGIHQWWKPDLRLEYKVYNYK is encoded by the exons ATGGCCTCTGAGAGGGAAAGTTTTGACCTCTCAGGACCTTTGCATTTGACTTATGTTTTATG GGATAATCCATATCATCGAATGTCAGTTGCCGCTTGTTTGGTCCAAGGTGTTTACATTCTAGAAAGGGACAGGCAAGAAAAACGTGAAGGTTCGGATGCTCTAGCACCGCCTTGGTGGAAATTTTTCCATTTCCAGCTGCTTCGTCCACTTGTAGATGATGTTGATTCTTCCATCTTTGGCGCAATCTACGAATTCAAGCCTCCATCATCTCAGAGTAACGATACTTTATATCGAAGTCCACGTTATGTGATTGCCTTTCGAGGGACTCTAACCAAAGCACACTCAGTTTCACGTGATGTTGAGTTAGATATCCACTTCATCCGACAGGGACTTCATCAAACTTCTCGCTCTAACATAGCTATACAAGCTGTTCGAAACACAGTAGCAACTGTAGGTGATTCCAATGTTTGGTTGGCCGGACACTCCCTAGGATCAGCAATGGCTATGCTTACAGGGAAAACCATGGCCAAGAATGGCATGTTTATTGAATCTTTTCTTTTCAACCCTCCATTTGTATCTGCTCCACTTGAGAAGATTAAGGATGAGAGAGTAAAACACGGGATTCGATTTGCTGGCAGCGTGATAACGGCAGGACTCACCTTAGCTATGAAAGCCAAACAGCCGAAAGATTTATCGTTGGATCCATTCACTGCTTTGTCTGCCTGGGTTCCATGTTTATTTGTGAATCCATCTGATCATATATGTTCAGAGTATATGGGATACTTTGAACATAGAAGAAAAATGGAGGACATCGGCGCAGGAGTCATCGAAAGATTAGCAACTCAAAACTCGCTTGGTGGTTTACTGATGAGTGCATTTGGGAAGGAATCTGAACCCCTGCACCTTATTCCTTCAGCTTCTCTAACAGTTAATGCTACTCCTGCATCTGATTTCAAAGAAGCTCATGGGATTCACCAGTGGTGGAAACCCGACTTGCGCCTTGAATACAAGGTCTACAATTACAAGTAG
- the LOC101495683 gene encoding GDSL esterase/lipase At4g10955 isoform X1, with the protein MINLAELEVLNLLHIMQVEQKKGEEGVMASERESFDLSGPLHLTYVLWDNPYHRMSVAACLVQGVYILERDRQEKREGSDALAPPWWKFFHFQLLRPLVDDVDSSIFGAIYEFKPPSSQSNDTLYRSPRYVIAFRGTLTKAHSVSRDVELDIHFIRQGLHQTSRSNIAIQAVRNTVATVGDSNVWLAGHSLGSAMAMLTGKTMAKNGMFIESFLFNPPFVSAPLEKIKDERVKHGIRFAGSVITAGLTLAMKAKQPKDLSLDPFTALSAWVPCLFVNPSDHICSEYMGYFEHRRKMEDIGAGVIERLATQNSLGGLLMSAFGKESEPLHLIPSASLTVNATPASDFKEAHGIHQWWKPDLRLEYKVYNYK; encoded by the exons ATGATTAATTTAGCAGAGCTTGAAGTGTTAAATTTGCTGCATATAATGCAGG TTGAACAGAAGAAAGGAGAGGAGGGTGTCATGGCCTCTGAGAGGGAAAGTTTTGACCTCTCAGGACCTTTGCATTTGACTTATGTTTTATG GGATAATCCATATCATCGAATGTCAGTTGCCGCTTGTTTGGTCCAAGGTGTTTACATTCTAGAAAGGGACAGGCAAGAAAAACGTGAAGGTTCGGATGCTCTAGCACCGCCTTGGTGGAAATTTTTCCATTTCCAGCTGCTTCGTCCACTTGTAGATGATGTTGATTCTTCCATCTTTGGCGCAATCTACGAATTCAAGCCTCCATCATCTCAGAGTAACGATACTTTATATCGAAGTCCACGTTATGTGATTGCCTTTCGAGGGACTCTAACCAAAGCACACTCAGTTTCACGTGATGTTGAGTTAGATATCCACTTCATCCGACAGGGACTTCATCAAACTTCTCGCTCTAACATAGCTATACAAGCTGTTCGAAACACAGTAGCAACTGTAGGTGATTCCAATGTTTGGTTGGCCGGACACTCCCTAGGATCAGCAATGGCTATGCTTACAGGGAAAACCATGGCCAAGAATGGCATGTTTATTGAATCTTTTCTTTTCAACCCTCCATTTGTATCTGCTCCACTTGAGAAGATTAAGGATGAGAGAGTAAAACACGGGATTCGATTTGCTGGCAGCGTGATAACGGCAGGACTCACCTTAGCTATGAAAGCCAAACAGCCGAAAGATTTATCGTTGGATCCATTCACTGCTTTGTCTGCCTGGGTTCCATGTTTATTTGTGAATCCATCTGATCATATATGTTCAGAGTATATGGGATACTTTGAACATAGAAGAAAAATGGAGGACATCGGCGCAGGAGTCATCGAAAGATTAGCAACTCAAAACTCGCTTGGTGGTTTACTGATGAGTGCATTTGGGAAGGAATCTGAACCCCTGCACCTTATTCCTTCAGCTTCTCTAACAGTTAATGCTACTCCTGCATCTGATTTCAAAGAAGCTCATGGGATTCACCAGTGGTGGAAACCCGACTTGCGCCTTGAATACAAGGTCTACAATTACAAGTAG
- the LOC101496451 gene encoding dynamin-related protein 5A, whose amino-acid sequence MENLISLVNKIQRACTALGDYGEASALPTLWDSLPAIAVVGGQSSGKSSVLESVVGKDFLPRGSGIVTRRPLVLQLHKSDEGTREYAEFLHLPRKRFTDFAAVRKEIQDETDRETGRSKQISSVPIHLSIYSPNVVNLTLIDLPGLTKVAVEGQPDSIVHDIENMVRSYIEKPNCIILAISPANQDLATSDAIKISREVDPTGERTIGVLTKIDLMDKGTDAVDMLEGRAYRLKFPWIGVVNRSQADINKNVDMIAARRREREYFNSTPEYKHLAPRMGSEHLAKMLSKHLETVIKSKIPGIQSLINKTIHEIETELTRLGKPVAADAGGKLYAIMEICRSFDQIFKDHLDGVRPGGDRIYNVFDNQLPAALKRLQFDKQLSMENIRKLITEADGYQPHLIAPEQGYRRLIESTLITIRGPAEAAVDAVHSLLKDLVHKAVSETLDLKQYPGLRAEVGAAAIDSLERMRDESKKATLQLVDMESGYLTVDFFRKLPQDVDKGGNPTHSIFDRYNDSYLRRIGTTILSYVNMVCATLRHSIPKSIVYCQVREAKRTLLDHFFTELGKMETKRLSSLLNEDPAIMERRSGLAKRLELYRSAQAEIDAVAWSK is encoded by the exons ATGGAAAACTTAATATCTTTGGTGAACAAAATCCAGAGAGCTTGCACCGCCTTAGGTGACTACGGTGAAGCTAGTGCACTCCCTACTCTATGGGATTCTCTTCCTGCTATCGCCGTCGTCGGTGGTCAG AGTTCTGGAAAGTCCTCCGTCTTGGAAAGCGTTGTCGGCAAAGATTTCTTACCCCGTGGATCag GGATCGTTACTCGAAGACCGCTCGTTTTGCAGCTTCACAAGAGTGATGAAGGAACAAGAGAGTATGCGGAGTTTCTTCACCTTCCGAGGAAAAGGTTCACTGATTTTG CTGCTGTAAGGAAGGAGATTCAAGATGAAACTGATAGAGAAACTGGACGGAGCAAACAAATTTCAAGTGTCCCTATTCATCTCAGCATATATTCTCCCAATG TTGTGAACTTGACACTCATTGATCTTCCTGGGCTTACGAAGGTAGCTGTAG AGGGTCAACCCGACAGTATTGTGCACGACATTGAGAATATGGTTCGCTCCTACATTGAGAAG CCTAACTGTATAATTTTGGCCATTTCACCGGCAAATCAAGATCTTGCAACATCTGACGCAATTAAAATTTCCCGCGAAGTGGATCCAACCG GGGAAAGGACCATTGGAGTTTTGACAAAGATTGATCTTATGGACAAGGGTACTGATGCTGTTGAT ATGCTGGAAGGGAGAGCATATAGGTTAAAGTTTCCCTGGATTGGTGTTGTGAATAGATCACAAGCAGACATAAACAAGAATGTTGACATGATTGCTGCAAGGCGTAGAGAACGGGAATACTTTAATAGTACTCCCGAATATAAACACCTTGCTCCAAGAATGGGGTCTGAGCATCTGGCGAAGATGCTCTCAAAg CATTTGGAGACAGTAATCAAGTCCAAAATTCCAGGCATTCAGTCTCTTATTAACAAAACAATTCATGAAATTGAAACTGAACTGACTCGTTTGGGAAAGCCTGTTGCAGCTGATGCTGGG GGCAAGTTATATGCAATCATGGAAATATGTCGCTCATTTGATCAAATATTCAAAGACCATCTCGATGGCGT GCGACCTGGAGGTGATAGAATTTATAACGTCTTTGACAATCAGCTCCCTGCTGCTTTGAAAAGGTTGCAGTTTGACAAGCAGCTTTCAATGGAAAATATTAGGAAACTTATTACAGAAGCTGATGGGTACCAACCTCATCTTATAGCTCCAGAACAAGGATATCGCCGTCTCATTGAATCCACTCTAATTACTATCAGGGGCCCTGCCGAGGCAGCTGTTGATGCG GTTCATTCTCTATTAAAGGACCTGGTTCACAAAGCTGTCAGTGAGACTCTG GACTTGAAGCAATATCCTGGTCTCCGAGCTGAGGTTGGGGCTGCAGCTATTGATTCGCTTGAAAGAATGAGAGACGAAAGCAAAAAGGCAACACTACAACTGGTTGATATGGAGAGTGGCTATCTGACTGTTGATTTCTTTCGGAAGCTTCCCCAAGATGTGGATAAGGGTGGCAACCCCACACATTCAATTTTTGATAGATATAATGATTCTTATCTAAGGAGAATTG GAACTACTATTTTGTCATATGTCAATATGGTCTGTGCTACTCTGCGACATTCAATTCCTAAGTCTATTGTTTACTGTCAAGTACGGGAGGCAAAAAGAACCCTACTTGATCACTTTTTCACTGAGCTGGGAAAAATGGAG ACCAAGCGTTTGTCCTCATTACTGAATGAGGATCCTGCAATTATGGAACGTCGTAGTGGCCTTGCAAAGAGACTGGAGTTGTACCGAAGTGCACAAGCTGAAATAGACGCAGTTGCTTGGTCTAAGTAG
- the LOC101508472 gene encoding UDP-glucose 4-epimerase GEPI48, giving the protein MAAHGCKKLVFSSSATVYGWPKEVPCTEEFPLSAANPYGKTKLYIEEICRDIYRAEPDWKITLLRYFNPVGAHPSGNIGEDPRGIPNNLMPFVQQVAVGRRPALTIFGTDYNTSDGTGVRDYIHVVDLANGHIAALCKLDDPNTGCEVYNLGTGKGTSVLEMVTAFEQASGVKIPVVKADRRPGDAEVVYASTKKAERELNWKAKYGIDDMCRDQWNWASKNPYGYGES; this is encoded by the exons ATGGCTGCCCATGGATGCAAGAAG CTTGTGTTCTCCTCTTCAGCCACTGTATATGGTTGGCCAAAGGAGGTCCCTTGTACTGAAGAGTTCCCTTTATCAGCTGCAAACCCATATGGAAAAACCAAG CTATACATTGAAGAGATTTGTCGTGATATATACCGTGCAGAACCAGACTGGAAAATAACACTTTTGAGATACTTCAACCCAGTTGGTGCACATCCTAGTGGTAATATTGGTGAGGATCCTCGTGGAATTCCTAACAACCTCATGCCTTTTGTTCAACAAGTAGCAGTTGGCAGACGCCCTGCATTGACAATTTTTGGAACAGATTATAATACAAGTGACGGAACTGGA GTTCGCGATTACATTCATGTTGTTGATTTAGCAAATGGACACATTGCTGCATTGTGCAAACTAGACGATCCTAACACAG GCTGTGAGGTTTATAACTTGGGAACAGGAAAGGGGACATCAGTTCTGGAGATGGTTACAGCTTTTGAACAGGCCTCTGGAGTG AAAATTCCAGTTGTTAAGGCTGATCGGAGACCTGGAGATGCTGAAGTTGTTTATGCATCAACAAAAAAAGCAGAAAGAGAACTTAACTGGAA GGCAAAATATGGCATCGATGATATGTGCCGGGACCAATGGAATTGGGCCAGCAAAAACCCTTACGGCTATGGTGAATCCTGA
- the LOC101496781 gene encoding uncharacterized protein isoform X1: MILNVSTPSFSRLLPLHSSSFALLKLSETYSNHTATTNPLLLFPSKPPRFLNVKASISESQNETSNSNLLDQQLLLRLAAAAKDADEALQIIADNSSTNAGVVSNSDCCTIISAALDRNNPQLALSVFYAMRSTFHEVGESGSLVVERWKWSRPNARVYTLLIQGLASSLRVSDALSVIKYICEVGVSPSEEVPFGKIVRCPSCQIAVAVAQPQQGIQIVSCAKCRYQYELVSGNIVGIQSEEISMDVTAWEKGLRFLKLMKQSIPSAVHSIVVQTPSGMARTHRFATETVDLPAQEGERVTVAVAAPSNVYRKLGPFKVSSRTPDFYPGEAMCITNHKDGRESRLVRAPRKDESSSLLKPSILFPLLALFATGDAASGFIDPSLPQFLSVVAVSSLAVGSALNSFVLPQFNQLPQGSVEVIAIKQRLLSQYDVLQSRINDLKEAAEKEVWMLARMCQLENKISAVGEPSYRTRRSKVKRVRESLQNSLRGRIELIASYARISSMIEIEVEMETDVLAAETTTDVDGITEQIEQIMELEKLEERWKMQAEANDEAERLLSSQPVPLDEV, translated from the exons ATGATTCTAAACGTATCCACTCCTTCCTTCTCTCGCTTACTTCCTctccattcttcttcttttgctCTGTTGAAACTATCTGAAACCTATTCCAACCACACTGCAACCACCAATCCCCTTCTCTTGTTCCCCTCAAAACCACCGAGGTTCCTCAACGTCAAAGCTTCTATCAGCGAAAGCCAAAATGAAACCTCCAATTCCAACCTATTGGATCAACAGCTTCTTCTCCGACTTGCCGCCGCCGCCAAAGACGCTGACGAAGCATTGCAGATAATCGCCGATAATTCTTCCACTAACGCCGGCGTCGTTTCCAATTCTGATTGTTGCACTATTATATCCGCTGCTCTTGATCGGAATAATCCCCAACTTGCTTTGTCCGTTTTCTATGCCATGCGCTCCACTTTTCATGAAG TTGGTGAGAGTGGTTCTTTAGTAGTTGAGAGATGGAAGTGGTCAAGGCCAAATGCACGTGTTTATACATTGTTGATTCAGGGTTTGGCGTCTTCTTTGAGGGTTTCTGATGCTCTTAGCGTGATTAAATATATCTGTGAGGTGGGCGTGTCTCCTTCTGAGGAG GTCCCCTTTGGGAAGATAGTTAGGTGTCCTAGTTGTCAGATAGCTGTTGCAGTTGCACAGCCACAGCAAGGTATTCAG ATAGTGTCTTGTGCAAAATGTCGCTACCAATACGAACTTGTTTCGGGAAACATAGTCGGTATTCAATCAGAAGAAATCAG CATGGACGTTACAGCATGGGAAAAGGGGTTAAGATTCCTGAAATTGATGAAGCAAAGCATTCCTTCTGCTGTTCACTCTATTGTG GTGCAGACACCTTCTGGTATGGCTCGTACTCACAGATTTGCAACTGAGACAGTAGACCTGCCAGCACAAGAAGGCGAAAGGGTAACTGTTGCTGTGGCAGCTCCATCAAATGTATATAGAAAGCTAGGGCCCTTTAAAGTCAGTTCAAGGACCCCAGATTTCTATCCTGGTGAGGCTATGTGCATAACAAACCACAAAGATGGACGGGAATCACGCCTTGTAAGAGCCCCTAGAAAAGATGAAAGTTCATCATTACTTAAACCCTCCATCCTCTTTCCACTTCTTGCTTTGTTTGCCACCGGTGATGCTGCCTCTGGATTTATTGACCCCAGCCTGCCTCAATTCCTATCAGTTGTTGCAGTTTCATCACTTGCTGTTGGCTCTGCATTGAATTCCTTTGTTTTACCCCAGTTTAATCAG CTTCCGCAAGGGTCGGTGGAAGTAATTGCTATCAAACAGCGTCTTTTATCTCAATATGACGTGCTTCAGTCTCGCATCAATGACCTAAAAGAAGCTGCTGAAAAAGAG gtTTGGATGTTAGCCCGGATGTGCCAACTTGAGAATAAAATTTCAGCTGTTGGAGAACCTTCTTATCG GACTCGAAGAAGTAAAGTCAAAAGGGTCCGAGAGAGCCTGCAAAACTCCCTCCGCGGACGAATTGAATTGATAGCTAGCTATGCTAGG ATTTCCTCAATGATTGAAATTGAAGTGGAGATGGAAACTGATGTTCTTGCTGCTGAAACTACTACTGATGTG GATGGTATCACAGAACAGATAGAGCAAATCATGGAACTTGAAAAATTAGAGGAG AGATGGAAAATGCAAGCAGAAGCAAATGATGAGGCCGAAAGACTTCTTAGTTCCCAGCCTGTGCCTTTGGACGAAGTTTAA
- the LOC101496781 gene encoding uncharacterized protein isoform X2, producing the protein MPCAPLFMKGLASSLRVSDALSVIKYICEVGVSPSEEVPFGKIVRCPSCQIAVAVAQPQQGIQIVSCAKCRYQYELVSGNIVGIQSEEISMDVTAWEKGLRFLKLMKQSIPSAVHSIVVQTPSGMARTHRFATETVDLPAQEGERVTVAVAAPSNVYRKLGPFKVSSRTPDFYPGEAMCITNHKDGRESRLVRAPRKDESSSLLKPSILFPLLALFATGDAASGFIDPSLPQFLSVVAVSSLAVGSALNSFVLPQFNQLPQGSVEVIAIKQRLLSQYDVLQSRINDLKEAAEKEVWMLARMCQLENKISAVGEPSYRTRRSKVKRVRESLQNSLRGRIELIASYARISSMIEIEVEMETDVLAAETTTDVDGITEQIEQIMELEKLEERWKMQAEANDEAERLLSSQPVPLDEV; encoded by the exons ATGCCATGCGCTCCACTTTTCATGAAG GGTTTGGCGTCTTCTTTGAGGGTTTCTGATGCTCTTAGCGTGATTAAATATATCTGTGAGGTGGGCGTGTCTCCTTCTGAGGAG GTCCCCTTTGGGAAGATAGTTAGGTGTCCTAGTTGTCAGATAGCTGTTGCAGTTGCACAGCCACAGCAAGGTATTCAG ATAGTGTCTTGTGCAAAATGTCGCTACCAATACGAACTTGTTTCGGGAAACATAGTCGGTATTCAATCAGAAGAAATCAG CATGGACGTTACAGCATGGGAAAAGGGGTTAAGATTCCTGAAATTGATGAAGCAAAGCATTCCTTCTGCTGTTCACTCTATTGTG GTGCAGACACCTTCTGGTATGGCTCGTACTCACAGATTTGCAACTGAGACAGTAGACCTGCCAGCACAAGAAGGCGAAAGGGTAACTGTTGCTGTGGCAGCTCCATCAAATGTATATAGAAAGCTAGGGCCCTTTAAAGTCAGTTCAAGGACCCCAGATTTCTATCCTGGTGAGGCTATGTGCATAACAAACCACAAAGATGGACGGGAATCACGCCTTGTAAGAGCCCCTAGAAAAGATGAAAGTTCATCATTACTTAAACCCTCCATCCTCTTTCCACTTCTTGCTTTGTTTGCCACCGGTGATGCTGCCTCTGGATTTATTGACCCCAGCCTGCCTCAATTCCTATCAGTTGTTGCAGTTTCATCACTTGCTGTTGGCTCTGCATTGAATTCCTTTGTTTTACCCCAGTTTAATCAG CTTCCGCAAGGGTCGGTGGAAGTAATTGCTATCAAACAGCGTCTTTTATCTCAATATGACGTGCTTCAGTCTCGCATCAATGACCTAAAAGAAGCTGCTGAAAAAGAG gtTTGGATGTTAGCCCGGATGTGCCAACTTGAGAATAAAATTTCAGCTGTTGGAGAACCTTCTTATCG GACTCGAAGAAGTAAAGTCAAAAGGGTCCGAGAGAGCCTGCAAAACTCCCTCCGCGGACGAATTGAATTGATAGCTAGCTATGCTAGG ATTTCCTCAATGATTGAAATTGAAGTGGAGATGGAAACTGATGTTCTTGCTGCTGAAACTACTACTGATGTG GATGGTATCACAGAACAGATAGAGCAAATCATGGAACTTGAAAAATTAGAGGAG AGATGGAAAATGCAAGCAGAAGCAAATGATGAGGCCGAAAGACTTCTTAGTTCCCAGCCTGTGCCTTTGGACGAAGTTTAA
- the LOC101497311 gene encoding putative RING-H2 finger protein ATL21B, translated as MASSTLIYYYVFSYVCILHLQSTKGEQTICNTLSCGDIDIDFPFGLKQGNQDKRCSYYPNPSFQLSCDNQSQTILHLPKTRDLIIKNIDYKNQKIQVNDPEGCLPKRFLYDWNLIDSPFQLNPEIYTSNIYNLTFLRCPSNITESSSHLPLPIISCLSDKEHSNLASVVLVSWAPPIDSTTLSRPYDCEVISTALVPLPWMGMPMWPDLNSDVELVWTEPRCENCAISGQICGFSKDEKTLQLECFHNPSKEGISRSAKYGIAIGVGIPGLLSLIAFSCFICGKFKRTQFHVQRSTNLPTATITLEPLPSLVMGLDRSTIEKYPKTLLGESGRLLKPNDNTCSICLSEYEPKDTLRSIPDCNHYFHAACIDEWLKMNGTCPICRNSPEGYSSTLLPSFSSLSFSLSPLSSSR; from the exons ATGGCTTCTTCGACTCTAATATACTACTATGTATTTTCTTATGTCTGTATTTTGCACCTTCAAAGTACTAAAGGGGAACAAACAATATGCAACACTTTATCATGTGGTGACATAGATATTGATTTTCCTTTCGGTTTAAAACAAGGAAATCAAGATAAGCGATGTAGCTATTATCCCAATCCAAGCTTCCAACTTTCATGTGACAACCAAAGCCAAACAATTCTCCACCTCCCAAAAACACGGgacttaataattaaaaacatcGACTACAAGAACCAAAAAATTCAAGTCAACGACCCCGAAGGTTGTCTTCCAAAACGATTTTTATATGATTGGAACCTTATAGATTCACCTTTCCAATTAAACCCCGAAATTTATACGAGTAATATTTATAACCTCACTTTCCTTCGTTGCCCCTCAAACATAACCGAATCATCATCTCACTTGCCATTACCAATAATTTCTTGTCTAAGTGATAAAGAACATTCGAACTTGGCTTCGGTTGTACTAGTTTCATGGGCACCGCCTATTGATTCAACAACGTTGTCTAGACCGTACGATTGTGAGGTGATATCAACGGCTCTTGTTCCTCTACCGTGGATGGGTATGCCTATGTGGCCTGATCTTAATAGTGATGTTGAGTTGGTTTGGACCGAGCCCAGGTGTGAGAATTGTGCAATTAGTGGCCAAATTTGTGGGTTTTCTAAGGATGAAAAAACCCTTCAACTTGAATGTTTCCATAATCCCTCCAAGGAAG GTATCTCAAGAAGTGCAAAATATGGTATAGCTATAGGAGTGGGAATACCAGGACTGTTGTCCCTAATTGCCTTTTCTTGCTTTATATGTGGAAAGTTCAAGAGGACCCAATTTCATGTACAGAGGAGCACAAATCTTCCTACAGCAACAATAACATTAGAACCACTCCCTTCTCTTGTAATGGGCCTTGATAGGTCCACAATTGAAAAATATCCCAAAACTCTTCTTGGAGAGAGTGGCCGCTTATTGAAGCCCAATGACAACACTTGTTCAATTTGCTTATCTGAATATGAACCTAAAGACACATTGAGGAGTATCCCTGACTGCAACCATTATTTTCATGCTGCATGTATAGATGAGTGGCTCAAAATGAATGGTACATGCCCTATATGTAGGAATTCACCGGAGGGGTATTCTTCCACGCTTCTCCCTTCTTTTTCTTCGTTATCCTTCTCTTTGTCGCCATTGTCCTCTTCACGATAA